Proteins from one Niallia circulans genomic window:
- a CDS encoding PucR family transcriptional regulator yields the protein MMKQKLLTYFHGAVEQTAPPSDFQLDSYHWFHIDGENGWFGFQKNEMDLSQFDLLKTLFNHYLPEGTKENREEAMWSEYLFFGGMLPDNPCENFRIIQFQINDPHVDKDAIETVFKGFTHSSSMVIWNGANRGIIVERNGNFLEDEEYSSFAEAIQSDFYFTITFYIGKVMAFLQESAAIFSQEKSFFTAGLAINPGDRTLSFETILPHLLISRLDEQELEPFKKWFSILEEDKELLLTIKTFIENNGHNTNTAKKLFIHRNTLQYRLDKFTERTGLPLKNYHNFFTAYLACLYFSNKKPRN from the coding sequence ATGATGAAGCAAAAATTATTAACGTATTTTCATGGTGCAGTAGAGCAAACGGCACCTCCTTCTGATTTTCAGCTTGATAGCTACCACTGGTTTCACATTGATGGGGAAAACGGATGGTTCGGGTTTCAAAAAAATGAAATGGACCTTTCCCAATTCGATTTATTAAAAACCCTATTTAATCATTATTTGCCAGAGGGAACGAAGGAAAATCGTGAAGAGGCAATGTGGAGCGAATATTTGTTTTTCGGTGGCATGCTTCCAGATAATCCTTGTGAAAATTTTCGAATCATCCAGTTTCAAATAAATGACCCACATGTTGACAAAGACGCAATTGAAACTGTATTTAAAGGATTTACCCATAGCAGCAGTATGGTCATTTGGAATGGTGCTAACAGAGGAATTATTGTAGAACGTAACGGAAACTTTCTGGAAGACGAGGAATATTCCTCTTTTGCAGAGGCTATCCAGTCTGATTTTTATTTTACAATAACCTTTTATATTGGAAAAGTTATGGCTTTTCTTCAAGAAAGTGCAGCAATATTCTCGCAAGAAAAAAGTTTTTTCACAGCAGGCTTAGCTATAAATCCTGGAGACAGGACTCTTTCCTTTGAGACAATTCTGCCCCACTTACTCATAAGCAGGCTTGATGAGCAAGAACTGGAGCCCTTTAAAAAATGGTTCTCCATCCTAGAGGAAGATAAGGAACTGCTTCTAACGATAAAAACATTTATTGAAAACAATGGTCATAATACTAATACTGCAAAAAAACTGTTCATCCACCGCAATACATTGCAATATCGACTTGATAAGTTCACTGAAAGAACAGGTCTGCCATTAAAAAACTATCATAACTTTTTTACAGCCTATCTTGCTTGTTTATACTTTAGCAATAAAAAGCCTCGAAATTAA